The Pochonia chlamydosporia 170 chromosome 1, whole genome shotgun sequence genome window below encodes:
- a CDS encoding radH flavin-dependent halogenase (similar to Metarhizium robertsii ARSEF 23 XP_007817603.2) gives MAAKKKRDLDRLSTMEFYKHCLGLAPRTKKLLEKAELVTEIRSASDWSYTASTYHLPTARICGDAGCFIDPLFSSGVHLAITGGLSAAATIAASIRGDCSEETAGSWHSKKTVETYTRFFLAVSSATKQIRNQHEPIIQDMDEAGFHRAFDLFRPIIQEKKDALFEKLKQLDVESMGDSTTPTTLEDVQIHLTADVKQILEILGSRRMICKDPLEIDSFALDTIDGLAPRLEHGSLGLRKAEQSKIDKRHFLSPSFLDGKYLGIRDGSVHIDQTKVIS, from the exons atggcggcaaagaagaaacgaGACCTGGACCGGCTTTCTACAATGGAATTTTACAAACACTGCCTCGGCTTGgcaccaaggacaaagaaGCTCCTGGAAAAAGCGGAACTAGTTACTGAGATCAGGTCTGCTTCGGACTGGTCGTACACAGCATCCACTTATCACTTACCCACAGCTCGCATATGCGGAGATGCTGGCTGTTTCATAGATCCTTTATTCTCCTCAGGTGTCCATCTAGCAATAACTGGCGGTCTATCCGCAGCGGCTACAATTGCTGCCTCGATTAGGGGCGACTGCAGCGAAGAGACTGCAGGCTCTTGGCACTCCAAGAAGACCGTCGAGACTTATACTCGattcttcttggctgttAGTAGTGCTACGAAGCAGATCAGGAACCAGCACGAGCCTATTATacaagacatggacgaggcTGGTTTCCACCGGGCTTTTGACCTATTCCGACCCA TCATCCAAG agaagaaggacgCCCTATTCGAGAAACTCAAACAGCTGGATGTCGAATCCATGGGTGACTCCACGACACCAACCACGTTGGAAGATGTACAAATACACTTGACCGCCGATGTGAAGCAGATCCTTGAGATCCTTGGAAGCAGGCGTATGATTTGCAAAGACCCATTGGAGATAGATAGCTTTGCGTTGGATACTATTGATGGACTGGCGCCAAGACTTGAACATGGGAGCCTTGGCCTTCGAAAGGCAGAACAGTCCAAGATCGACAAGCGACATTTTCTGTCGCCTTCTTTCCTAGACGGCAAGTACCTCGGGATTAGGGATGGAAGTGTtcatattgaccagaccaaggTCATCTCCTAG
- a CDS encoding HECT-domain (ubiquitin-transferase) domain-containing protein, with product MSASAHTDPGHGGNSDPHACDQLHSTDIIDLEAGLWQEAPFARLPDDAPAELHEYLQDVENPRRVLAIYRASRRHDFQLLVERYIAQLRNGCGSPQCTTATCFTGRKRLAGKAPIRRYNPTSARTLAVYLASQDNADRGLCPYLRRSNDPPPAVNNLIFSTQRPRPRTLSEPTSPKAPGSPGPRKNSVGAESKPKLLSSGGRCRVSILEGLANEPTNAQTRRQTPEAGIRRRNCHNKDLSDVGNNKVNIAEKPVSRDYRSFAASTFGTVAFKMLEWLTPQGLQALSEQISEASDPGSSLKPLQPKESGQASALRLGNAAQSLSRHSSSKSSSQSLPTPDIEHSNQPVAEPAALPDDTIFPRDSSRRKRNTKGSIKTTAASKPQKKTSLEPLPPPVPNDGQKPPQKSNNFHGDKRPRAPKLTPGVIGRTVPEIPLKPAFFENVPCLSPPPVEEVDPVSSEHGDSEEDPSPNNALTIARTRRHNQISADHSKAPPEADESWKEYPLPQALGQLNVELIDFICDVFQEDSTEEKQFFGPLTLSESHPKPQNKSKRLERNRANRGLKAAVLSSRKWQAFNEQTIFNVMSDPHSLVKSFTKDGKLFDSQTLWYCMLRMTRVAPSLVLHSLWMAAKSLFVPPEVLSSTRLPARKLFGDYQKPSLSNFEAGCIMSICLHALVAAAPCAPDSKTLYEMSRIRSSGLVLAGQGAAARQPSSVCLEYDDIFSNELALRLARRLFCAITARKCFAEIAEWDGDAEEAIGIDVLGLLLNQLDLVGSGPVRILDFTQAERLLHETRVPTLLLDWARAVLLQEWNGRPEYANDTPFHGAMSLIATLYANRNMLLLGDIQFRVDYFSERLDAMEVPVAWIDFTSTRQRHHILDHPYLFSPETLVSLFRSINFSRMSRTFEESSSLKTRMGAIVDPGSLVTNTHHKHVLQDLLKTASSRYLVLAISREHVLRDAFDQLWRRQERELLRPLKVHLGEGSGGEEGFDSGGVQQEFFRMAIAECLDPKYGAFTVDDRTRMAWFVPGSLVEEWKFEMVGLLMSLAVYNGLTLPITFPKALYRKLLGQPVEELYHIADGWPELANGLTALQEWDEKDGLVEDVFARTYEFSVGAFGSDVTLPMTKENSSWPQGIPTPPTRSGLPASDDEAPLVTNENRDEYVSDYIRYLTDVSIQPQFRAFERGFRACLDVKSLTLLTPSILQSVVEGVQDIDISELRRYTRYVGWDSSHHTVKDFWSIVKRYDDRMKRKLLEFVTASDRVPVGGMRNLQFVVQKNGEEEGSGGHLPTAYTCYGTLLLPEYKDKEVLRERLGMALENAQGFGFA from the exons ATGAGCGCCTCGGCGCATACCGATCCTGGTCATGGTGGCAACTCAGATCCCCATGCCTGCGACCAACTTCACTCGACCGACATTATAGACTTGGAAGCTGGCCTTTGGCAGGAAGCTCCCTTTGCTCGCTTACCTGACGACGCGCCGGCAGAACTTCACGAGTATCTCCAAGATGTGGAAAACCCGCGGCGAGTCTTGGCCATATATCGTGCTAGTAGGCGTCATGACTTCCAGCTACTTGTTGAAAG GTACATCGCACAGCTCCGAAACGGTTGCGGTTCTCCCCAATGCACCACTGCCACCTGCTTCACGGGTCGGAAGCGCCTCGCAGGCAAGGCACCCATTCGCCGCTACAATCCCACAAGTGCGAGAACACTTGCTGTTTATCTCGCCAGCCAGGATAATGCAGACAGAGGTCTCTGCCCGTATTTGCGACGATCAAACGATCCACCCCCGGCCGTGAATAATCTGATCTTCTCCACGCAGCGACCACGGCCTCGAACCCTCTCCGAGCCCACATCACCGAAAGCTCCCGGGTCGCCAGGGCCGCGCAAGAATTCTGTGGGTGCCGAATCCAAACCGAAGCTTTTGTCGTCTGGTGGGCGGTGTCGGGTCTCCATTCTAGAGGGCCTAGCGAACGAGCCCACGAATGCTCAAACCCGGCGACAAACTCCGGAGGCGGGGATACGTAGGCGCAACTGTCACAACAAAGACCTATCTGATGTTGGCAACAACAAAGTCAATATAGCGGAGAAACCTGTGAGCCGCGACTACAGGTCGTTTGCAGCTTCAACCTTTGGCACAGTAGCTTTCAAGATGCTGGAGTGGCTTACTCCTCAGGGACTACAAGCTCTCTCCGAACAAATTTCTGAGGCCAGCGACCCCGGCTCATCGTTGAAACCACTCCAACCCAAGGAAAGTGGGCAAGCTTCGGCGTTGAGGCTTGGGAATGCCGCTCAATCACTCAGTCGACACTCttcatccaaatcatcgTCACAGTCGCTACCGACGCCGGACATAGAACACAGTAACCAGCCAGTTGCCGAGCCTGCAGCCCTCCCCGACGATACAATATTCCCCAGGGATTCTTCAAGGCGGAAGAGAAACACTAAGGGTTCCATCAAAACGACGGCCGCGTCAAAGCCACAGAAGAAGACATCTCTAGAGCCGCTACCCCCACCTGTGCCAAACGATGGACAAAAGCCACCCCAAAAGTCGAATAATTTCCATGGGGATAAGAGGCCTCGTGCTCCAAAGTTAACGCCAGGGGTTATCGGCCGAACTGTGCCAGAAATTCCGCTCAAACCAGCCTTTTTCGAGAATGTTCCTTGCCTGTCTCCGCCTcctgttgaagaagttgatcCCGTCTCGTCAGAGCATGGAGATTCTGAGGAGGATCCGTCGCCCAACAACGCACTCACTATAGCAAGAACTAGGAGGCATAATCAAATCTCGGCGGACCACAGCAAAGCTCCACCCGAAGCTGATGAGTCTTGGAAAGAATATCCCTTACCCCAGGCTCTGGGCCAATTAAATGTTGAATTGATAGACTTCATATGTGATGTATTTCAAGAGGATAGTACCGAGGAGAAGCAATTCTTTGGTCCGCTGACCTTGTCGGAAAGCCACCCGAAACCGCAGAATAAGTCGAAACGCTTGGAAAGAAACAGGGCCAACCGCGGGCTGAAAGCTGCTGTTTTATCTTCCAGAAAGTGGCAAGCTTTCAACGAACAGACCATTTTCAATGTGATGAGTGATCCTCACTCACTGGTCAAGTCCTTCACCAAAGACGGCAAGTTATTTGACTCTCAAACACTCTGGTACTGCATGTTGCGGATGACTAGGGTGGCACCTAGTCTCGTCCTCCATAGTCTTTGGATGGCGGCCAAGAGCTTGTTTGTGCCACCAGAGGTACTAAGTTCGACTAGACTGCCGGCAAGAAAGCTTTTTGGAGACTACCAGAAACCATCTTTGTCTAattttgaagctggctgcatcatgtcaATTTGTCTTCATGCTTTGGTAGCGGCAGCCCCCTGTGCGCCGGACTCCAAGACGCTATACGAAATGTCTCGTATTCGTTCCAGCGGACTTGTGTTGGCTGGACAGGGTGCGGCTGCCCGTCAGCCGTCATCAGTTTGCCTGGAGTATgatgacatcttctccaatGAACTGGCTCTACGACTAGCAAGAAGGCTCTTCTGTGCCATTACAGCCCGCAAGTGCTTCGCAGAAATTGCAGAGTGGGATGGCGATGCGGAGGAGGCAATTGGTATTGACGTACTAGGCCTGCTGCTAAATCAACTGGATCTTGTCGGTAGTGGACCAGTTCGCATCCTCGATTTTACCCAAGCAGAACGTCTGCTGCACGAAACTCGAGTCCCCACGCTTCTGCTGGACTGGGCGAGGGCGGTACTTCTTCAGGAATGGAACGGGCGACCCGAGTACGCAAATGACACCCCCTTTCATGGGGCGATGTCTCTTATTGCCACATTGT ATGCAAACAGAAATATGCTGCTTCTCGGCGACATACAGTTTCGGGTAGACTATTTTTCAGAGCGATTGGATGCCATGGAAGTTCCCGTCGCGTGGATTGATTTCACTTCAACCAGGCAACGACATCACATTCTGGATCACCCGTACCTCTTCAGCCCGGAGACGTTGGTTTCCCTTTTCCGGTCCATCAACTTTTCGAGGATGAGCAGAACATTCGAAGAATCCAGCTCCCTGAAGACCCGGATGGGCGCTATTGTTGATCCGGGAAGTCTCGTTACCAACACTCACCATAAGCATGTCTTGCAGGATTTGCTCAAGACCGCCTCTTCACGTTACTTGGTGCTTGCAATTAGCAGAGAGCACGTACTCCGAGATGCATTTGATCAACTTTGGAGACGGCAGGAGAGAGAACTGCTCAGACCTTTGAAAGTTCACTTGGGGGAGGGCTCcggcggcgaggagggaTTTGACTCGGGCGGCGTTCAACAGGAATTCTTTCGAATGGCAATTGCTGAATGTCTAGATCCTAAGTATGGGGCTTTCACGGTTGACGACaggacaaggatggcatGGTTCGTCCCAGGATCACTGGTCGAAGAATGGAAGTTTGAGATGGTAGGCTTGTTGATGTCACTAGCTGTCTACAACGGCTTGACACTTCCAATAACCTTCCCCAAGGCACTTTACAGAAAGCTCTTGGGTCAACCTGTGGAGGAGCTTTACCACATTGCGGATGGCTGGCCAGAATTAGCAAATGGACTCACAGCGCTGCAAGAGTGGGATGAGAAGGACGGCTTGGTAGAGGATGTGTTCGCAAGAACGTATGAATTCTCCGTTGGCGCTTTCGGCTCCGATGTAACTCTCCCCATGACAAAGGAGAACTCTTCTTGGCCGCAGGGCATCCCGACACCTCCAACGAGAAGCGGCCTCCCCGCATCCGACGATGAGGCGCCGCTGGTTACGAATGAGAATCGTGATGAATACGTCAGCGATTACATTCGTTATCTTACCGATGTGTCCATTCAACCTCAGTTCCGAGCATTCGAGCGTGGCTTTCGGGCGTGCTTAGATGTAAAGTCGCTCACTCTGTTGACGCCCTCGATTTTGCAATCTGTCGTGGAGGGTGTGCAGGACATCGACATTTCAGAACTACGAAGATACACTCGGTACGTTGGCTGGGACTCCTCGCACCACACAGTCAAGGACTTTTGGTCCATTGTGAAGAGATACGATGACAGGATGAAGCGCAAACTGCTTGAATTCGTCACTGCATCAGATCGTGTGCCGGTGGGTGGAATGCGAAACTTGCAATTTGTAGTACAGAAGAACGGCGAAGAGGAGGGTAGCGGCGGCCACCTACCCACGGCATACACATGTTACGGAACGCTATTGTTACCAGAGtacaaggacaaggaagTATTGCGAGAGCGTTTAGGCATGGCGTTGGAGAATGCGCAAGGATTTGGGTTTGCATAA
- a CDS encoding GTP binding protein (EngB) (similar to Metarhizium acridum CQMa 102 XP_007809699.1) — protein MAPLRQWSPRQLWSFPRVVVSHAAPFSVSANQCIRQRPTRRPVSRPTQKPLDQDSGLQKNQEPQPSSTISQQQTPTTSPPRTSSTSTVQPQQHESTAPQDTSISGPYKQTLLACKSVRHEPNPSSPYHVTARTTKPQLQQLSAAEKFFAPPCKFLYSAEALRHHSINNHIPEIVVLGSSNVGKSTFLNALVGQGKAARVSQKPGRTTLMNAYGIGPLPKIPRELVPKGMPPPRHSLIVVDTPGYGFRSQASWGDAIMKYLQARRMLRGAVVLISSEKRLLPEDKWMLRTLAEANTRTVVVLTKADKTRNGWAEKCGLLAETVQQELDRLNAQFGGKWRDSEGAASQIYITAAGMASPGQLKNGGGMGGIRTAILEMAGFTLQESVTKKADTVTYTGPIVSFDDIEWKI, from the coding sequence ATGGCGCCGTTGAGGCAATGGAGCCCGAGGCAGCTATGGTCGTTTCCACGCGTCGTGGTATCTCATGCAGCTCCTTTTTCAGTCTCAGCGAACCAATGTATAAGACAACGACCAACACGACGACCCGTATCACGTCCAACTCAGAAACCTTTGGATCAAGACTCGGGATTACAAAAGAATCAAGAACCCCAACCTTCTAGTACCATTTCGCAACAACAAACACCGACCACTTCACCTCCCCGTACTTCATCAACTAGCACCGtgcaaccacaacaacacGAATCTACAGCACCACAAGACACCAGCATATCCGGTCCATACAAGCAAACCCTCCTAGCATGCAAATCTGTACGACACGAACCTAATCCATCCTCACCTTACCACGTAACAGCAcgcaccaccaaaccccaacttcaacagctCTCCGCAGCCGAGAAATTCTTCGCACCACCATGTAAATTCCTCTACTCAGCCGAAGCTCTACGGCACCACTCCATTAATAATCATATCCCCGAGATTGTTGTCCTCGGCTCCTCCAACGTTGGAAAGTCAACCTTTCTCAATGCCCTCGTCGGCCAAGGTAAGGCTGCGAGAGTGAGCCAGAAACCAGGCAGAACGACATTGATGAACGCCTATGGAATAGGACCACTGCCCAAGATACCCAGGGAACTGGTACCAAAGGGCATGCCGCCGCCTAGACATAGCCTGATAGTGGTGGACACGCCTGGGTACGGCTTCAGAAGCCAGGCTAGTTGGGGAGATGCCATTATGAAGTACCTCCAAGCGAGGAGGATGTTACGCGGGGCGGTGGTATTGATATCGTCTGAGAAGAGGTTATTACCCGAGGATAAGTGGATGTTGAGGACGTTGGCGGAAGCTAATACCCGgacggtggtggttttgACGAAGGCGGATAAGACGAGGAACGGGTGGGCTGAGAAGTGTGGTCTTCTTGCAGAGACGGTGCAACAGGAACTGGATCGTTTGAATGCCCAGTTTGGTGGTAAGTGGAGAGATTCAGAGGGTGCGGCATCGCAGATATACATCACGGCTGCAGGTATGGCGAGTCCTGGACAGTTGAAGAATGGAGGTGGGATGGGAGGAATAAGGACGGCTATCTTGGAAATGGCTGGTTTTACATTACAGGAATCCGTAACGAAGAAAGCGGATACAGTGACATATACTGGCCCTATTGTGTCATTTGACGACATTGAATGGAAGATTTAG
- a CDS encoding C3HC zinc finger protein (similar to Cordyceps militaris CM01 XP_006668123.1), which produces MNATKRKFNALLQGLSSPRPSPSEKDAEDKMNASTRYGTSTASNDAILQKRRRLGFPESTAPTLLSPSHTTTFSNVVLRRSGTQLNNKSTSQAPAKYCPGDRDELLKRLATFQEITAWTPKPDKVNEIEWAKRGWICQGREKVRCVLCHKELVVKLNRKETDGKEVPVLVSSEIAEALVDKYSELIISSHQQECLWRKRGCDDTLLRLSFSNTSTILAALRQRYDELCARTPFLPYEFNLRLPDEVNIDNILSQLPADFFTEPPPTIDKSGAVATDKPPNRAALALALMGWQGLTNPRIGAVPNSASCHSCLRRLGLWMFKSKEVDEDGHVVVPAPMDFLDPLREHRFYCPWKNAQAQSRAGVPHGEASMPGWKTLIQTIKNESDLRHVYTGRSKRVGQLQEGGIGSPSPVRNAPGTPGSPSPATPGAKVSIDAPSVVTPQAGTGEDDEKVREAKDKERWARLRKVKSLFDTKGSRKLRRELGRPGTSNSNKSTTGT; this is translated from the exons ATGAATGCAACAAAGCGCAAGTTTAATGCTTTGCTTCAAGGTCTAAGCAGCCCTCGACCTTCTCCTTCCGAGAAAGACGCAGAAGACAAGATGAACGCCAGCACCCGATATGGCACCAGCACTGCGAGCAACGATGCGATTCTTCAGAAGCGAAGGCGACTAGGATTTCCCGAATCGACTGCCCCGACTCTGCTCAGTCCATCGCATACTACTACTTTCTCCAACGTGGTGCTTAGAAGGTCTGGCACACAGCTAAATAACAAATCTACGAGCCAAGCGCCGGCGAAATACTGTCCTGGGGATAGGGACGAGCTGCTCAAACGGTTGGCAACGTTTCAAGAAATCACAGCCTGGACACCCAAGCCTGACAAGGTCAACGAGATCGAATGGGCCAAACGAGGATGGATATGTCAGGGGAGAGAGAAGGTTCGGTGTGTATTGTGCCACAAAGAGCTTGTTGTGAAGCTCAATCGGAAGGAAACGGATGGAAAGGAAGTGCCAGTGTTGGTATCATCTGAGATTG CCGAGGCTTTGGTTGACAAATACTCTGAACTCATCATTTCCTCGCATCAACAAGAGTGCTTGTGGCGAAAACGTGGATGTGATG ATACCCTTCTCCGACTCTCGTTCTCGAACACATCAACGATACTAGCAGCATTGCGGCAACGATATGACGAGCTATGCGCGAGAACGCCTTTCCTTCCATACGAGTTCAACCTACGCTTACCAGACGAAGTCAATATCGACAATATTCTTTCTCAGCTCCCTGCCGACTTCTTTACCGAACCGCCGCCGACCATCGACAAGTCTGGAGCAGTAGCTACGGATAAACCGCCCAACCGAGCCgcattggcgttggcattgatgggGTGGCAAGGCCTCACAAATCCACGGATTGGAGCAGTCCCCAACTCGGCGTCGTGCCACAGTTGCCTGAGACGGCTTGGACTCTGGATGTTCAAGAGTAAGGAGGTCGACGAGGATGGGCATGTTGTAGTTCCGGCTCCTATGGACTTCCTGGACCCGCTTCGCGAGCACCGTTTCTATTGTCCGTGGAAAAACGCACAAGCGCAAAGTCGAGCCGGTGTTCCGCATGGTGAGGCCAGCATGCCAGGGTGGAAGACACTGATTCAAACAATAAAGAATGAATCAGATTTGCGCCACGTCTACACTGGCAGGTCAAAAAGAGTAGGACAGCTTCAGGAAGGGGGGATAGGGTCTCCAAGTCCCGTTAGGAACGCACCAGGCACGCCAGGATCACCTAGCCCTGCCACTCCAGGAGCAAAGGTCAGCATAGACGCGCCATCAGTAGTAACACCGCAGGCAGGTacaggagaagatgacgagaaaGTTCGAGAAGCAAAGGACAAGGAGCGTTGGGCGAGGTTAAGAAAAGTAAAGAGCTTATTTGATACCAAAGGGTCACGGAAACTTCGAAGGGAGTTGGGCCGCCCGGGGaccagcaactccaacaaaTCTACGACTGGCACATGA
- a CDS encoding zinc finger protein Yan (similar to Verticillium alfalfae VaMs.102 XP_003001654.1), producing the protein MASVAAAPAGAGTSASHPYTCNTCQVAYRNIDLQKGHMKSDWHRYNLKRRVASLPPISSEVFSEKVLQARATSSAEAEKAYFEAKCEPCNKTYYSENAYQNHLLSQKHKTNETASAGPQRRQDDEATSVISSTFSLGEPTSVAKHELDSDAEDEFNQVIESLQNAKVSAEQRPSPVSRPSNPKPTASGANRDGAGDEDSESTTPSHSVAEPTWTLNSCIFCNFESPSLPLSVQHMERFHGMFIPERPYLANLEGLVKQLQRQVSEYHECLSCGKMKSTVFGVQTHMRDKGHCKIPFSTEQEQLAIGDFYDFRSTYSDDEEDDEDEASDTEEEERGGAKLGSRRKAKLVDENGEELDGEEDGEGWETDSSASSLDSADLTAVPAEGHIHQYERLKRHPHHSTRDPRNHRQADGWHSRAHKHTHAAFYDDYELHLPTGKSVGHRSLNKYFRQNLNNYPTPEERAERLAIEGAESGEEGHTKDRSIVLRNGQRFKRDVVPRGTVGLANVSDEKKRAVRKSEHRGRDLEQFNTKRTDWMYGKRNNNQKHYYYRFDGGG; encoded by the exons ATGGCGAGCGTTGCCGCCGCACCAGCAGGTGCTGGCACTTCTGCTTCCCACCCGTACACTTGTAACACGTGCCAAGTTGCCTACCGCAACATCGACTTGCAAAAGGGTCATATGAAGAGTGACTGGCA CCGATACAATCTGAAGCGCCGTGttgcttctcttccaccGATCTCGTCCGAAGTATTTAGCGAAAAGGTTCTCCAAGCTCGTGCAACTTCTAGTGCCGAAGCTGAAAAGGCTTACTTCGAGGCCAAATGCGAGCCCTGCAACAAGACGTACTATAGCGAAAACGCTTATCAAAACCACTTGCTCAGCCAGAAGCACAAGACCAACGAGACAGCCTCAGCAGGCCCACAACGCCGACAAGATGACGAGGCTACGTCCGTGATCAGCTCTACCTTCTCTCTGGGCGAGCCCACGTCGGTGGCTAAGCACGAGCTTGACTCAGACGCCGAAGACGAGTTCAACCAGGTCATCGAAAGTCTCCAAAACGCCAAGGTTTCCGCCGAGCAGCGCCCTTCACCAGTGAGCAGACCTTCCAACCCTAAACCCACTGCCTCTGGTGCCAACAGAGACGGTGCTGGTGACGAAGATTCAGAGTCAACGACACCTTCACACTCTGTCGCTGAACCTACTTGGACCTTGAATTcctgcatcttctgcaaCTTCGAGTCTCCCTCACTGCCACTCAGTGTTCAGCACATGGAGCGCTTCCACGGAATGTTTATTCCTGAGCGGCCATACCTCGCCAATCTGGAGGGTCTGGTAAAGCAGCTGCAGCGCCAGGTCAGCGAGTATCACGAGTGCCTGAGCTGCGGCAAAATGAAGTCCACAGTGTTTGGCGTTCAAACACACATGCGCGACAAGGGCCACTGCAAGATCCCCTTCAGCACCGAGCAAGAACAGCTTGCTATTGGTGATTTTTACGACTTCCGAAGTACATACtccgatgatgaagaggatgacgaggacgaagcaTCTGACACAGAGGAAGAAGAGCGTGGTGGGGCCAAACTCGGTTCAAGAAGGAAGGCTaagcttgttgatgagaatgggGAGGAACTcgatggagaggaggacgGCGAGGGCTGGGAAACTGACAGCTCCGCCTCGTCTCTTGATTCCGCCGATCTGACGGCCGTTCCCGCCGAAGGTCATATTCACCAGTATGAGCGCCTTAAGAGACACCCTCATCATTCAACCCGGGATCCTCGGAATCACCGGCAGGCAGATGGATGGCACTCCCGGGCACACAAACACACGCACGCCGCTTTCTATGATGATTATGAGCTACACTTGCCCACTGGCAAGTCTGTTGGTCACCGGTCACTGAACAAATACTTCCGCCAGAACCTCAACAATTATCCGACGCCAGAAGAGCGGGCCGAGCGGCTCGCCATTGAAGGCGCCGAGTCTGGCGAGGAGGGCCATACCAAGGATCGCAGCATCGTTCTTCGCAACGGTCAGCGATTTAAGAGGGATGTTGTACCCCGAGGAACTGTTGGCTTGGCTAATGTGTCggacgagaagaagcggGCAGTCCGCAAGTCGGAACACCGCGGCCGAGACTTGGAGCAGTTCAATACCAAGAGGACGGATTGGATGTATGGCAAGAGAAACAACAACCAAAAGCACTATTACTACCGCTTTGATGGCGGTGGTTAG
- a CDS encoding oxidoreductase (similar to Metarhizium acridum CQMa 102 XP_007809698.1), which yields MTVSLAELDAHEQPSDEMRTEWKHFSRLEPSVLVQDPRIDDPRLPLSENGFQTAGQITKSQIADAFAELGDEFREFADGDVPIIYHSLLPGLLVVPNLVPPTIQKALLSKMLHRDLSNPKHQTNMHLHYTLPYPSPSDPNPNPLHPSFFTLSPDSSTTFTPKDPTVHKPLTPRQVLNRRLHWVTLGGQYDWTNRVYPDSEPPRFPADLSQFLEKLFPETLAQAAIVNFYSPGDTMMMHRDVSEETDRGLVSLSFGCDCLFMIAPNGGALQDEGKGVGNGEGDKKYLLLRLRSGDAIYMTQESRYAWHGVPKVLKGTCPEYLENWPAENGEYPEWEGWMKNKRINLNVRQMKD from the exons ATGACCGTCTCACTTGCCGAGCTAGATGCTCACGAGCAACCATCAGATGAAATGCGCACAGAATGGAAACACTTTTCTCGCTTAGAGCCGTCTGTTCTAGTGCAGGATCCCAGGATCGATGACCCTCGACTCCCACTATCTGAGAATGGATTCCAGACCGCAGGACAGATTACAAAGAGTCAAATAGCCGATGCATTTGCAGAACTGGGAGATGAATTCAGAGAGTttgctgatggtgatgttcCCATCATTTATCACTCGTTGCTACCTG GTCTCCTGGTAGTACCAAATCTCGTTCCACCAACCATACAAAAAGCACTTCTATCAAAAATGCTCCACAGAGACCTATCCaaccccaaacaccaaaccaACATGCACCTTCACTACACCCTCCCCTACCCATCACCCTCAGACCCAAACCCAAATCCTCTTCACCCATCCTTCTTCACCCTCTCCCCCGACTCCTCCACAACATTCACGCCCAAAGACCCAACCGTCCACAAGCCCCTCACCCCACGACAAGTCCTcaaccgccgcctccactGGGTGACCCTCGGTGGCCAGTACGACTGGACGAACCGCGTGTACCCAGACTCCGAACCGCCCCGTTTCCCTGCCGATCTATCCCAGTTCCTAGAGAAGCTGTTCCCCGAAACACTTGCCCAGGCGGCGATTGTGAATTTCTACAGCCCCGGAGatacgatgatgatgcaCAGGGATGTGAGTGAGGAGACGGACAGGGGACTCGTGAGCTTGAGCTTCGGCTGCGACTGTTTGTTCATGATTGCGCCGAATGGAGGGGCTCTACAGGATGAAGGAAAGGGAGTTGGGAATGGTGAAGGAGACAAGAAATATCTGTTGCTGAGGTTGCGCTCCGGTGATGCTATTTACATGACTCAGGAGTCGAGATATGCTTGGCACGGTGTACCGAAGGTACTCAAGGGGACGTGTCCAGAGTACTTGGAGAATTGGCCAGCTGAGAATGGGGAATATCCCGAGTGGGAGGGATGGATGAAGAATAAGCGGATTAATTTGAATGTGAGGCAGATGAAGGACTAG